GTTTCCTTAAAAAAGGATTCCTGTCTCATAAGGGCATAAACCATGTCTTCGGAAATCCCGTTTTCGTCGGAATAGGATTTCACCAAGTCTCTATGCGGTCTGGGGTAAATACGCATGGATACTTGAGTAGGAAGTAGAATCGGATCATCGGGAATCATATAGCGTTTCAAAAGGGAACGCGTATAAAATGCCGTATAATACGTGTTCTTTGATTGGTCTCCGATTCCCACCAGTATTTCTTCTTTTTCCTCTTCCGATAATTTTTCTTTCAGGGAATAATGATGTACGAGAGAAAGTCCCATCGCATCTTCACCGACTTTGAAATAATCGGAGGCAAGTAACAAAGTACGGTTTCCTTGGATGCGGCTACTTGCGTTGGAAAGTTTGACTCCCAATTCGTAAGAACCTTTCGGATAGGCGAACCCCAGGTTTTTACCGATGAGGCTTGCCGATTCTTCAGGGATTCCCGCCGTATGGGAAAGATATTCATATAGGCTGTCTTTGCTATAAACAGGATTGTCCGGCTTGGATTCTTTTTGGATCTGAGTGATAAACTCTTCCCGAATGACTCTGGTATAATAAGATCCGGGGCAAAGTAGGTAGTATCTTTTCAGTTCCTTTTGTAATCTTTCCGTTTCCCCTTTGGATTGCAATGCTCTCAGATACCAATAAACTAACCTTCCTTTGACGGGAAGATTCGGAATTTCGGACAGTGCCTTTTCAAACTGGGAAATTGGAGCGTAGGAAATACTTCCGTTGTTTCTCATCACAAGGGAATCGAGTAGTCTGTCCTGATAAAAAAGATTGAACGGATACTTTCCCAAGTAATGAACCAAATTTTCAAAATACAAATCTTTTTCGCCTAATCTATCGTAGGAGGCGGCAAGGATTCGGTAGGTTCCGGGATCTTTTCCCCCGAAACTTTTTACCAGGTCGATTGCCTTATGGAATTTGTTCTGTGCATATAAAATATCTCCCAATACACCGATCCATCCCGGATCAATTTCGGTGAAATTTTTATTGGCCCGGAGAACCCGATACAATTCGTCCGTTCGATCCAGTTTCGTTAGTTGGAGAGTGAGATGTTTGAATCCTTGGTAAAATTGGAGCCTTGAGGAAAACATTTCCGGCCTTGATTTGAAAATTGCTTCTTTGTCAGCGGTGTTGATCGCAGGGAAAAACAAAGTCAGCTCGGATACGGGAAGTTGGTGGATACTGGAATTGCCCTTCCATTTTCCCCAATCGGCAGCTATGTACTGAACCGTGTATTCCTGTATGGTATCTCTTTGCAGGCAAACGGTCCATTCTTCGATCGCTCCTTTTTCGTCACCTAGCATTAGTTTTGCTTTCCCGAGTCTGTA
The nucleotide sequence above comes from Leptospira kobayashii. Encoded proteins:
- a CDS encoding lytic transglycosylase domain-containing protein, giving the protein MRFFWVASRILLVYLAIPSLSAQDDIYYWVKSHQWDKIESHFQKTSPSRESEVYSLIEFHEKSPNGNKETRFRYLISLVRGVFVSETSPEEVKKILTQTMPFQTTLFRLTYWKLYTEISQRNYLNTEEKILFLSRLSWEEDPICRKAFDELIRLLAIENRWKDILERSQSLSDSVKYYLLTPDSQYRLGKAKLMLGDEKGAIEEWTVCLQRDTIQEYTVQYIAADWGKWKGNSSIHQLPVSELTLFFPAINTADKEAIFKSRPEMFSSRLQFYQGFKHLTLQLTKLDRTDELYRVLRANKNFTEIDPGWIGVLGDILYAQNKFHKAIDLVKSFGGKDPGTYRILAASYDRLGEKDLYFENLVHYLGKYPFNLFYQDRLLDSLVMRNNGSISYAPISQFEKALSEIPNLPVKGRLVYWYLRALQSKGETERLQKELKRYYLLCPGSYYTRVIREEFITQIQKESKPDNPVYSKDSLYEYLSHTAGIPEESASLIGKNLGFAYPKGSYELGVKLSNASSRIQGNRTLLLASDYFKVGEDAMGLSLVHHYSLKEKLSEEEKEEILVGIGDQSKNTYYTAFYTRSLLKRYMIPDDPILLPTQVSMRIYPRPHRDLVKSYSDENGISEDMVYALMRQESFFKETATSRSNARGLMQIMPATGRELAQRMGVKDYSLYTPNVSIRLGTKFLAYLLKSNENQLRWASIAYNGGPGNLRKWKKQVYNGDFNHFLEDLPVKESRDYCRIVVSNYYAYDILKKYHKL